One genomic segment of Nocardioides cavernaquae includes these proteins:
- a CDS encoding acyl-CoA dehydrogenase family protein, producing the protein MGRAIAALTAVAGASALDRLHLRKPTERALFLGTRAGFQAIGATTSQAARLRPRRASSGQGKPGGKSGLFDLTPTTDEQLLVDAATEVADGFFRTDAAASDRARKATDLALKSAAAVTGAVTLRAGQPADVRTPMAATLVTEALARGDMGLAVAALATPAVATAVARWGTVGQQRLHLGRLTGHEPVAAALVIAEPRPLFDATELQTTATRQGKRFVLDGEKCGVVRGAEVEVFLVAAMLDGAPRLFLVDADTDGVETIDDPLMGLRAAATSRLVLNGVAVDGTALLGSAEDYLECLTLSRLAWCALAVGTGRAALDHSIEFANAERDGGEPLSHHQGYAFLVSRMAMELEGMRLVTYKAASRATAGLSFTREVGLARRLCVEAGMTIGSDAVQLLGDSALTGDYPVERWFRDLRAVGAMEGAVLV; encoded by the coding sequence ATGGGGCGCGCGATTGCCGCGCTGACCGCGGTTGCCGGAGCCTCCGCCCTGGACCGCCTCCATCTCCGGAAGCCGACCGAGCGCGCGCTGTTCCTGGGCACCCGGGCCGGCTTCCAGGCCATCGGAGCAACGACGAGCCAGGCAGCCCGGCTGCGGCCCCGCCGTGCGTCGTCCGGCCAGGGGAAGCCCGGTGGCAAGAGCGGGCTCTTCGACCTCACGCCGACGACTGACGAGCAGCTCCTGGTGGACGCCGCGACGGAGGTTGCTGACGGGTTCTTCCGCACCGACGCCGCCGCGTCCGACCGTGCGCGCAAGGCGACGGACCTGGCTCTGAAGAGTGCGGCAGCCGTCACGGGCGCCGTGACCCTTCGTGCCGGCCAGCCCGCCGACGTACGCACTCCGATGGCGGCAACCCTCGTGACCGAGGCCCTGGCCCGGGGCGACATGGGCCTTGCCGTCGCCGCGCTGGCCACGCCGGCCGTTGCCACGGCCGTCGCGCGCTGGGGCACCGTGGGGCAACAGCGCCTCCACCTCGGGCGCCTGACAGGTCACGAGCCCGTCGCCGCTGCGCTGGTGATTGCCGAGCCGCGCCCGTTGTTCGATGCCACGGAGCTGCAGACGACGGCAACCCGGCAGGGCAAGCGGTTCGTCCTCGACGGCGAGAAGTGCGGAGTGGTGCGCGGCGCCGAGGTGGAGGTCTTCCTCGTCGCGGCGATGCTGGACGGCGCACCCCGACTCTTCCTCGTCGACGCCGACACCGATGGTGTCGAGACGATCGACGACCCACTGATGGGCCTGCGGGCTGCGGCCACGTCGCGCTTGGTCCTGAACGGGGTCGCCGTCGACGGGACCGCTCTGCTGGGCAGCGCCGAGGACTACCTCGAGTGCCTGACCCTCTCCCGGCTGGCCTGGTGCGCGCTCGCCGTGGGCACCGGACGGGCCGCGCTCGACCACTCGATCGAGTTCGCGAACGCCGAGCGTGACGGCGGTGAGCCGCTGAGTCACCACCAGGGCTATGCGTTCCTCGTGTCGAGGATGGCGATGGAGCTCGAGGGGATGCGCCTGGTCACCTACAAGGCTGCCTCGCGAGCGACCGCTGGCCTCAGCTTCACACGCGAGGTCGGACTCGCCCGTCGGCTCTGCGTCGAGGCAGGCATGACGATCGGCAGCGATGCCGTCCAGTTGCTCGGAGACAGTGCGCTCACCGGCGACTACCCCGTCGAGCGATGGTTCCGCGACCTGCGGGCCGTCGGTGCCATGGAAGGTGCGGTGCTGGTGTGA
- a CDS encoding acyl-CoA dehydrogenase family protein, translating into MIRLEAPRKFDPLVNQAHQVAMNLLRPISRKYDLREHDYPVELDMLASMIDGLTSSGQGEGAGAAGVRRGGDDRDKDVNKNGSNMSSALSVMEMCWGDAGLMLTMPRQGLGNSAIASVATDEQLEKFRGAWAAMAITEPDTGSDTASIRTTATLDGDSYVINGQKIFVTCGDRADVVVVWATLDRALGRAAIKSFVVPKDSPGLTLIRLEKKLGVRVSDTAVLQFDDVRVPAENLLGSPEVNVEQGFAGVMATFDNTRPLVGAMSCGIARAALEYTRDLLAEQGIVVDYVKSPWSQHAAAATLLRLEADYEASYLLVLESAWMADNRRPNSLEASMAKAKAGTTVTETTQKCVELCTSLGYSETELLEKWARDSKIFDIFEGTQQIQQLIMARRLLGKTSSELR; encoded by the coding sequence GTGATCAGACTCGAGGCTCCCCGGAAGTTCGACCCGCTGGTCAACCAGGCGCACCAGGTCGCGATGAACCTGTTGCGGCCGATCTCGCGGAAGTACGACCTCCGCGAGCACGACTACCCCGTCGAGCTGGACATGCTCGCGTCGATGATCGACGGCCTGACCAGCTCCGGCCAGGGGGAAGGTGCCGGTGCTGCCGGCGTACGCCGCGGAGGCGACGACCGCGACAAGGACGTCAACAAGAACGGCTCCAACATGTCCTCCGCGCTGTCGGTCATGGAGATGTGCTGGGGCGACGCGGGTCTGATGCTGACCATGCCGCGGCAGGGTCTCGGCAACTCGGCCATTGCCTCGGTCGCCACCGACGAGCAGCTGGAGAAGTTCCGCGGCGCCTGGGCGGCCATGGCGATCACCGAGCCGGACACCGGCTCGGACACCGCGAGCATCCGCACGACCGCCACGCTCGACGGTGACTCCTACGTCATCAACGGGCAGAAGATCTTCGTGACCTGTGGCGATCGGGCCGACGTCGTGGTCGTCTGGGCGACCCTGGACCGCGCGCTCGGGCGTGCCGCGATCAAGTCGTTCGTGGTCCCGAAGGACTCGCCCGGTCTGACCCTGATCCGGCTCGAGAAGAAGCTCGGTGTCCGCGTCTCCGACACCGCCGTCCTGCAGTTCGACGACGTGCGGGTTCCGGCGGAGAACCTGCTGGGATCCCCGGAGGTCAACGTCGAGCAGGGCTTCGCCGGCGTGATGGCCACGTTCGACAACACCCGCCCACTCGTCGGCGCGATGTCGTGCGGTATCGCCCGGGCCGCGCTTGAATACACCCGCGATCTGCTGGCCGAGCAGGGGATCGTGGTCGACTACGTGAAGTCGCCGTGGTCCCAGCACGCGGCTGCGGCGACCCTGCTCCGGCTCGAAGCGGACTACGAGGCGTCGTACCTGCTCGTGCTCGAGTCGGCCTGGATGGCCGACAACCGTCGTCCCAACTCGCTCGAGGCCTCGATGGCCAAGGCGAAGGCCGGCACGACGGTCACCGAGACCACGCAGAAGTGTGTCGAGCTCTGCACCAGCCTTGGCTACTCCGAGACGGAGCTGCTCGAGAAGTGGGCGCGCGACTCGAAGATCTTCGACATCTTCGAGGGCACCCAGCAGATCCAGCAGCTGATCATGGCGCGTCGACTGCTGGGCAAGACCTCGTCCGAGCTTCGCTGA
- the acs gene encoding acetate--CoA ligase: MSEETLSNLSTETRSFEPPAELAAAANVKADAYAAADADRLAFWAEQAGRLDWAEPFTQVLDWSNAPFAKWFVGGKLNIAHNCVDRHVEAGRGDQVALHFVGEPGDTRDITYAQLKDEVSRAANALEELGIEPGDRVAIYLPMIPEAVIAMLACARVGATHTVVFGGFSADALASRIADCNAKLVITADGGYRRGAPSALKPAVDEALVKIDNDNTAIVENVLVVRRTGQDVAWNGDIDVWWHEVVDESSEIHEAKAFDAEHPLFVMYSSGTTGKPKGILHTTGGYLVGTAYTHHAVFDLKPETDVYWCTADVGWITGHSYIVYGPLANGVTQVLYEGTPDSPHKGRWWEIIEKYKVTLFYTAPTAIRTFMKWGRSIPDGFDLSSLRLLGSVGEPINPEAYMWYRDVIGGDRCPIVDTWWQTETGMMMISPLPGVTAGKPGSAMTALPGVGADVVDEAGVPVPNGSGGYLVLTEPWPSMLRTLMGDDERFVDTYWSRFKEQGYYFAGDGAKKDEDGAIWLLGRVDDVMNISGHRLSTTEIESALVSHPRVAEAAVVGAADETTGQAIVAYVILREGALAEATQGEELVAELRNHVAKEIGAIAKPRSIMLVPELPKTRSGKIMRRLLKDVAENRVVGDTTTLADSNVMDLIAAGAKTSTED; encoded by the coding sequence ATGTCCGAGGAAACCCTGTCCAACCTGTCGACCGAGACCCGGAGCTTCGAGCCGCCGGCCGAGCTTGCTGCGGCTGCGAACGTCAAGGCTGACGCGTACGCCGCAGCCGACGCCGACCGCCTGGCGTTCTGGGCCGAGCAGGCCGGCCGCCTCGACTGGGCCGAGCCGTTCACCCAGGTGCTGGACTGGTCCAACGCCCCATTCGCGAAGTGGTTCGTCGGCGGCAAGCTCAACATCGCCCACAACTGCGTCGACCGCCACGTCGAGGCCGGCCGCGGTGACCAGGTCGCGCTGCACTTCGTCGGCGAGCCCGGCGACACCCGCGACATCACCTACGCCCAGCTCAAGGACGAGGTCTCCCGCGCGGCCAACGCGCTCGAGGAGCTCGGCATCGAGCCCGGCGACCGGGTCGCGATCTACCTGCCGATGATCCCCGAGGCCGTCATCGCGATGCTGGCCTGCGCCCGCGTCGGCGCCACCCACACGGTCGTCTTCGGCGGCTTCTCCGCAGATGCCCTCGCCTCGCGCATCGCCGACTGCAACGCCAAGCTCGTCATCACCGCCGACGGTGGCTACCGCCGCGGCGCCCCCTCGGCGCTCAAGCCGGCTGTCGACGAGGCACTGGTCAAGATCGACAACGACAACACCGCGATCGTCGAGAACGTCCTCGTCGTACGTCGCACGGGCCAGGATGTCGCTTGGAACGGCGACATCGACGTGTGGTGGCACGAAGTCGTGGACGAGTCCTCCGAGATCCACGAGGCGAAGGCGTTCGACGCCGAACACCCGCTCTTCGTCATGTACTCCTCCGGCACCACGGGCAAGCCCAAGGGGATCCTGCACACCACCGGCGGCTACCTCGTCGGCACGGCGTACACGCACCACGCGGTCTTCGACCTCAAGCCGGAGACCGACGTCTACTGGTGCACCGCCGACGTCGGCTGGATCACCGGGCACTCCTACATCGTCTACGGCCCGCTGGCCAATGGCGTGACGCAGGTGCTCTACGAGGGCACGCCGGACAGCCCGCACAAGGGTCGCTGGTGGGAGATCATCGAGAAGTACAAGGTGACGCTCTTCTACACCGCGCCGACCGCGATCCGGACCTTCATGAAGTGGGGCCGCTCCATCCCGGACGGTTTCGATCTCTCGAGCCTGCGGCTGCTCGGATCGGTCGGTGAGCCGATCAACCCCGAGGCCTACATGTGGTACCGCGACGTCATCGGCGGCGACCGCTGCCCGATCGTCGACACCTGGTGGCAGACCGAGACCGGCATGATGATGATCAGCCCGCTCCCCGGCGTCACCGCTGGCAAGCCCGGCTCCGCCATGACCGCCCTCCCGGGCGTCGGTGCCGATGTCGTCGACGAGGCCGGAGTCCCGGTGCCCAACGGATCTGGCGGCTACCTCGTGCTCACCGAGCCGTGGCCCTCGATGCTGCGCACGCTCATGGGCGACGACGAGCGCTTCGTCGACACCTACTGGTCGCGGTTCAAGGAACAGGGCTACTACTTCGCGGGCGACGGTGCCAAGAAGGACGAGGACGGCGCCATCTGGCTGCTCGGCCGCGTCGACGACGTCATGAACATCTCCGGCCACCGCCTCTCCACCACCGAGATCGAGTCGGCCCTCGTGTCGCACCCCCGTGTCGCTGAGGCTGCGGTCGTCGGTGCCGCGGACGAGACCACCGGCCAGGCGATCGTGGCCTACGTGATCCTCCGCGAGGGCGCGCTCGCTGAGGCAACGCAGGGCGAGGAGCTGGTCGCCGAGCTGCGCAACCACGTCGCCAAGGAGATCGGCGCGATCGCCAAGCCGCGCTCGATCATGCTCGTGCCCGAGCTCCCGAAGACCCGGTCGGGCAAGATCATGCGCCGCCTGCTCAAGGACGTCGCCGAGAACCGCGTCGTCGGCGACACGACGACGCTCGCCGACAGCAATGTCATGGACCTGATCGCCGCCGGAGCGAAGACCTCCACCGAGGACTGA
- a CDS encoding cation acetate symporter, with protein sequence MDGNQLLTTGLFLSVVALTIGITIRASRTSSGAADHYAGGRNFSGFQNGLAIGGDYMSAASFLGISGAIALYGYDGFLYSIGFLVAWLVALLLVAEVLRNSGRYTMADQLAYRMKQRPVRTAAATSTVVVSIFYLLAQMVGAGALVTLLLGVDSGAVKNLTIVGVGALMIFYVTVGGMKGTTWVQIVKAVLLMTGSALIVVLVLAQFSFNLSELLGTAAQNSGKGGAFLDPGLKYGGSTLSKIDFLSLGIALVLGTAGLPHILVRFYTTPTARDARKSVLWAIGLIGTFYLFTLVLGFGAAALLKGDAMQKVVASGGNLASPLLAEEVGGGAGSTGGAILLALIAAVAFATILAVVAGLTLTSSVSVAHDLYNSVWRKGQATEKEELRVSRYAAAGIGMVAILLAIPAQKLNIAFLVALAFAIAASANLPAIIYNMFWRRFNTRGAVWSIYGGLISAVGLVVFSPVVSGKGVDATGKNLSLLPTSIDISWFPLENPGIVSIPLGFFLGWLGSVTSKEPDALERYTELEVRALTGAGAESAVQH encoded by the coding sequence ATGGACGGCAACCAGCTCCTGACGACCGGCCTCTTCCTGTCCGTCGTCGCACTGACAATCGGCATCACCATCCGCGCCAGCCGCACCTCATCCGGTGCCGCCGACCACTACGCCGGAGGACGCAACTTCTCCGGTTTCCAGAACGGCCTTGCGATCGGCGGCGACTACATGTCGGCCGCGTCGTTCCTCGGCATCTCCGGAGCCATCGCGCTCTACGGCTACGACGGCTTCCTCTACTCGATCGGGTTCCTCGTCGCCTGGCTCGTCGCGCTGCTGCTGGTGGCCGAGGTGCTCCGCAACTCCGGCCGCTACACGATGGCCGACCAGCTGGCCTACCGGATGAAGCAGCGTCCCGTGCGCACCGCCGCAGCGACCTCGACCGTCGTCGTCTCGATCTTCTACCTGCTCGCCCAGATGGTCGGCGCCGGCGCCCTCGTGACGCTGCTCCTCGGCGTCGACTCGGGCGCGGTGAAGAACCTGACCATCGTCGGGGTCGGCGCGCTGATGATCTTCTACGTCACCGTCGGCGGCATGAAGGGCACCACTTGGGTCCAGATCGTCAAGGCCGTGCTGCTGATGACCGGCTCCGCGCTGATCGTCGTGCTCGTGCTCGCGCAGTTCAGCTTCAACCTCTCCGAGCTCCTCGGCACCGCCGCGCAGAACAGCGGCAAGGGCGGCGCCTTCCTCGACCCCGGCCTGAAGTACGGCGGCAGCACGCTGTCCAAGATCGACTTCCTGTCGCTCGGCATCGCGCTCGTCCTCGGCACTGCCGGCCTCCCGCACATCCTGGTCCGCTTCTACACGACGCCGACCGCGCGGGACGCCCGCAAGTCGGTGCTCTGGGCGATCGGCCTGATCGGCACCTTCTACCTGTTCACGCTGGTCCTCGGCTTCGGCGCCGCGGCCCTGCTGAAGGGTGACGCCATGCAGAAGGTCGTCGCCTCGGGCGGCAACCTCGCCTCCCCGCTGCTGGCCGAGGAGGTCGGCGGTGGCGCCGGCTCGACCGGTGGCGCGATCCTGCTGGCCCTCATCGCGGCGGTCGCCTTTGCGACGATCCTCGCGGTGGTTGCCGGCCTGACGCTGACCTCCAGCGTCTCGGTCGCGCATGACCTCTACAACTCGGTCTGGCGCAAGGGTCAGGCGACGGAGAAGGAGGAGCTGCGCGTCAGCAGGTACGCCGCGGCGGGCATCGGCATGGTCGCGATCCTGCTGGCCATCCCGGCCCAGAAGCTGAACATCGCGTTCCTCGTGGCCCTGGCCTTCGCCATCGCGGCGAGCGCCAACCTGCCGGCGATCATCTACAACATGTTCTGGCGGCGCTTCAACACCCGCGGCGCGGTGTGGAGCATCTACGGCGGCCTGATCTCCGCGGTGGGACTGGTGGTCTTCTCGCCGGTCGTCTCCGGCAAGGGCGTTGACGCAACGGGCAAGAACCTGTCCCTGCTCCCGACGAGCATCGACATCTCCTGGTTCCCCCTGGAGAACCCCGGCATCGTCTCGATCCCGCTGGGCTTCTTCCTCGGCTGGCTCGGCAGCGTGACGTCGAAGGAGCCGGATGCCCTGGAGCGCTACACCGAGCTCGAGGTCCGCGCTCTGACCGGCGCCGGCGCCGAGAGCGCAGTCCAGCACTGA
- a CDS encoding DUF485 domain-containing protein → MSTTLHDQAERHDPVYDRLHEAPEFTELRRRYRGFVFPATIAFLAWYLLYVVLSNWGGDFMSTKVVGNINVALVFGLLQFLTTFGLAWIYARYSNAKLDPLARELNARYEEGRR, encoded by the coding sequence ATGAGCACAACCCTCCACGACCAGGCGGAACGGCACGACCCGGTCTACGACCGCCTCCACGAGGCGCCGGAGTTCACCGAGCTCCGTCGTCGCTACCGCGGATTCGTCTTCCCGGCGACCATCGCCTTCCTCGCCTGGTACCTGCTCTACGTCGTCCTCTCGAACTGGGGCGGCGACTTCATGTCGACCAAGGTCGTCGGCAACATCAACGTCGCACTCGTCTTCGGCCTCCTCCAGTTCCTGACCACGTTCGGGCTGGCCTGGATCTACGCCCGCTACTCCAACGCCAAGCTCGACCCGCTCGCCCGCGAGCTGAACGCGCGCTACGAGGAAGGACGTCGCTGA
- a CDS encoding cation acetate symporter → MNSAFGIVAVALVTLATLAIGTWGLRFARTTSDFYVASRTVRPALNASAIGGEYLSAASFLGVAGLVLVFGAEMLWYPVGWTAGYLVLLVLVAAPLRRSGAYTLPDFAEARTGSRRVRGLCSVMVVGIGWLYLLPQFQGAGVTLAATTGAPSWVGPVVVAAVVLVNVGSGGMRSITFVQAFQYWLKLTALLLPAAVLVAVWWSDGRPGPASESTGNWSLPIADGGTVGLYTTWSLIIATFLGTMGLPHVVVRFYTNPDGRAARRTTLIVLGLLGLFYVLPPVYAALGRVYGDALSHGGTGDTLVLELPSLMLPGLGGDLLTGLVTAGAFAAFLSTSSGLSIAVAGVLSQDVTGRLASRLPERLHSTPDRRQVTAFRLGAVVAVVVPASAALLAPDVPVARVVGLAFAVSASTFAPLLLLGIWWRGLTPAGAIAGLLVGGVGSATSVVWTLADPAYGGWVDALLGQPAAWSVPAACLTMVAVSRATSATVPSHVRRFMVRLHTPEAVELDRG, encoded by the coding sequence GTGAACTCGGCGTTCGGCATCGTCGCGGTCGCCCTGGTCACCCTTGCCACGCTGGCGATCGGCACGTGGGGGCTGCGCTTCGCGCGCACCACCAGCGACTTCTACGTGGCGTCCAGGACGGTCCGGCCGGCACTGAACGCCAGCGCCATCGGCGGCGAGTACCTCTCGGCCGCGTCGTTCCTCGGCGTCGCCGGGCTCGTGCTCGTGTTCGGTGCGGAGATGCTCTGGTACCCCGTCGGCTGGACCGCCGGCTACCTCGTGCTGCTGGTGCTCGTCGCCGCGCCCCTGCGCCGCTCCGGGGCCTACACGCTGCCGGACTTCGCCGAGGCCCGCACCGGGTCGCGCCGCGTGCGCGGCCTCTGCTCCGTGATGGTGGTCGGCATCGGGTGGCTCTACCTGCTGCCGCAGTTCCAGGGTGCGGGCGTGACGCTCGCCGCGACCACCGGCGCCCCGTCGTGGGTGGGACCCGTCGTGGTCGCAGCCGTCGTCCTGGTCAACGTCGGCTCGGGCGGCATGCGCTCGATCACGTTCGTCCAGGCGTTCCAGTACTGGCTCAAGCTCACCGCCCTGCTGCTCCCCGCCGCGGTTCTCGTCGCCGTGTGGTGGAGCGACGGACGCCCCGGCCCTGCGTCCGAGTCGACCGGCAACTGGTCCCTGCCGATCGCCGACGGCGGCACGGTCGGCCTCTACACGACCTGGTCGCTGATCATCGCCACCTTCCTCGGCACGATGGGCCTGCCCCACGTCGTCGTGCGGTTCTACACGAACCCCGACGGCCGCGCCGCTCGGCGTACGACGCTCATCGTGCTCGGCCTGCTCGGGCTCTTCTACGTCCTCCCGCCCGTGTACGCCGCGCTGGGACGCGTCTACGGCGACGCCCTGTCCCACGGCGGCACCGGAGACACCCTCGTCCTCGAGCTGCCCTCGCTGATGCTGCCCGGGCTCGGCGGTGACCTGCTCACCGGCCTGGTGACCGCTGGCGCCTTCGCGGCCTTCCTCTCGACGTCGTCGGGACTGTCGATCGCGGTGGCCGGAGTGCTGAGCCAGGACGTCACCGGCCGCCTCGCAAGCCGGCTTCCGGAGCGGTTGCACAGCACCCCGGACCGGCGCCAGGTCACGGCGTTCCGGCTGGGCGCTGTGGTTGCCGTCGTGGTCCCGGCGAGCGCTGCCCTGCTCGCTCCCGACGTGCCCGTGGCCCGCGTGGTGGGCCTCGCCTTCGCGGTCTCCGCCTCCACCTTCGCGCCCCTGCTGCTGCTCGGCATCTGGTGGCGCGGGCTGACTCCGGCCGGCGCCATCGCAGGCCTGCTGGTCGGCGGGGTCGGCTCGGCGACCAGCGTCGTGTGGACCCTGGCCGACCCGGCGTACGGCGGCTGGGTCGACGCCCTGCTCGGCCAGCCGGCTGCCTGGAGCGTCCCGGCGGCCTGCCTGACGATGGTCGCCGTCTCCCGGGCGACGTCGGCCACGGTGCCTTCACACGTGCGGCGGTTCATGGTCCGGCTGCACACACCCGAAGCTGTCGAGCTCGACCGCGGCTGA
- a CDS encoding LytR/AlgR family response regulator transcription factor, translating to MKVLVVDDERPALDELAWLLERDPRVDGVRTTDSATEALRILHEGGIDAVFLDIQMPGLTGLDLAQVLSRFKEPPPIVFVTAHEEHAINAFDLRAVDYVLKPVREERLAEAVRRLVEGGVRPGPDTDDQIPVERGGVTRFVRRADVRYVEAQGDYARLHTGPDRGRDSHLVRTPLAALEEQWGPAGFVRIHRSLLVNLAHVSEVRMDEGRCTVLVDGVPLQVSRRHTRQLRDLLTRRNRP from the coding sequence GTGAAGGTTCTTGTCGTCGACGATGAGCGCCCGGCTCTCGATGAGCTGGCGTGGCTGCTCGAGCGCGACCCCCGGGTCGACGGCGTCCGCACGACCGACTCCGCCACCGAGGCGTTGCGCATCCTCCACGAGGGCGGCATCGACGCGGTGTTCCTCGACATCCAGATGCCCGGCCTGACCGGGCTCGACCTCGCGCAGGTGCTCTCACGGTTCAAGGAGCCCCCGCCGATCGTCTTCGTGACCGCCCACGAGGAGCACGCCATCAACGCCTTCGACCTCCGCGCGGTCGACTACGTCCTCAAGCCGGTCCGCGAAGAGCGTCTCGCCGAGGCCGTACGCCGCCTGGTCGAGGGCGGCGTACGCCCCGGGCCCGACACCGATGACCAGATCCCCGTGGAGCGCGGCGGCGTCACCCGGTTCGTGCGGCGGGCGGACGTCCGCTACGTCGAGGCGCAGGGCGACTACGCCCGGCTGCACACCGGCCCCGACCGCGGGCGCGACAGCCACCTGGTCCGCACGCCGCTCGCCGCGCTCGAGGAGCAGTGGGGCCCGGCCGGCTTCGTGCGGATCCACCGCTCGCTGCTGGTCAACCTGGCCCACGTCTCCGAGGTCCGCATGGACGAGGGCCGCTGCACGGTCCTGGTCGACGGCGTCCCGCTCCAGGTGAGCCGCCGCCACACCCGCCAGCTCCGCGACCTGCTCACCCGGCGGAACCGCCCGTGA
- a CDS encoding sensor histidine kinase, whose product MTWWQRGRRTRRTRLGGEADRATFHTLHTAGLAAPSLREGLTAASAQRSARHLRALLGVPALALTDTTSVLAWDGAGDHHHDQAGALAASAVEQGMTGVADRSELACTRPGCPVRHAIVSPLVVDDRIVGTLQVFADHASAALVRATEEVSSWVSGQLDLAELTTSRTRLAEAELRALRAQISPHFVYNSLNAIASFVRTDPDRARELLLEFADFTRYSFRRHGDYTTLAEELRSVERYLLLEQARFGDGLQVTLRIAPEVLPVAVPFLCLQPLVENAVQHGLEARADGSGPGLVSIVARDLDQECVIEVEDNGAGEDPERVRRALAGDTDLDAVGLGNVDARLRSTFGDDYGLVVETAPGAGTKVIVRVPKFAPGVQAQMKVPG is encoded by the coding sequence GTGACGTGGTGGCAGCGAGGCCGACGCACCCGGCGTACCCGCCTCGGCGGGGAGGCAGACCGGGCGACGTTCCACACCCTGCACACCGCAGGGCTCGCCGCGCCGTCGCTGCGGGAGGGGCTGACGGCAGCGAGCGCCCAACGCAGCGCGCGGCACCTGCGCGCCCTGCTCGGAGTCCCCGCGCTCGCCCTCACCGACACCACCAGCGTGCTGGCCTGGGACGGCGCGGGTGACCACCACCACGACCAGGCCGGAGCACTCGCTGCGAGCGCGGTCGAGCAGGGCATGACCGGGGTGGCCGACCGGTCCGAGCTCGCGTGCACGCGCCCGGGCTGCCCGGTCCGCCACGCGATCGTGAGCCCGCTGGTGGTCGACGACCGCATCGTCGGCACGCTCCAGGTCTTCGCCGACCACGCCTCCGCGGCTCTCGTCCGCGCCACGGAGGAGGTGAGCAGCTGGGTCTCCGGCCAGCTCGACCTGGCGGAGCTCACGACGTCGCGCACCCGGCTGGCCGAGGCCGAGCTGCGGGCACTGCGCGCCCAGATCAGCCCGCACTTCGTCTACAACTCGCTCAACGCGATCGCGAGCTTCGTCCGCACCGATCCCGACCGGGCACGGGAGCTGCTGCTCGAGTTCGCGGACTTCACCCGTTACTCGTTCCGGCGGCACGGTGACTACACGACGCTGGCGGAGGAGCTCCGTTCCGTGGAGCGCTACCTCCTGCTCGAACAGGCCCGCTTCGGCGACGGCCTGCAGGTCACGCTCCGGATCGCACCCGAGGTCCTCCCCGTGGCCGTGCCGTTCCTGTGCCTGCAGCCCCTCGTCGAGAACGCCGTGCAGCACGGGCTCGAGGCGCGTGCGGACGGCAGTGGCCCCGGCCTGGTCAGCATCGTGGCCCGCGACCTCGACCAGGAATGCGTGATCGAGGTCGAGGACAACGGTGCCGGCGAGGACCCCGAGCGCGTCCGCCGCGCCCTGGCTGGCGACACCGACCTCGATGCCGTCGGCCTCGGCAACGTCGACGCGCGCCTGCGCTCGACGTTCGGTGACGACTACGGGCTCGTGGTGGAGACCGCCCCGGGGGCTGGCACGAAGGTGATCGTCCGCGTGCCCAAGTTCGCTCCCGGCGTGCAGGCGCAGATGAAGGTGCCCGGATGA
- a CDS encoding class I SAM-dependent methyltransferase, with translation MDETTYPAVAVEWLVGPDQKSVLEIGAGAGGLTAQLVALGHDVHATDPSADAIEKLNERLPGVRTSTATAERLPNLDSSVDVVVCRRFSLYDEDVALAEFARVLRPGGHLALVIETHDVKIPWVRKFSRLLNRGTAPVEVPESLVRSVQFGFVEDAQFRHWSTVDEPDLCDITLAEPAVASLDPHAQERVLAEVRALYADYGRGRDGMQLPSIAHCFRSSVVENPWSVPTREGAEGEETDPASTDEQPADGPGDGPADGHDDGDLLIDFR, from the coding sequence ATGGACGAGACGACGTATCCCGCAGTGGCGGTCGAGTGGCTGGTCGGCCCGGACCAGAAGTCCGTGCTGGAGATCGGCGCCGGCGCCGGTGGCCTGACCGCGCAGCTGGTGGCCCTGGGCCACGACGTACATGCGACGGACCCGTCCGCGGACGCGATCGAGAAGCTGAACGAGCGTCTCCCCGGGGTGCGGACGTCGACGGCCACGGCCGAGCGCCTCCCCAACCTCGACTCGTCGGTCGACGTCGTCGTCTGCCGCCGCTTCAGCCTGTACGACGAGGACGTGGCGCTCGCGGAGTTCGCCCGCGTGCTCCGACCCGGTGGCCACCTCGCGCTCGTCATCGAGACGCACGACGTGAAGATCCCGTGGGTGCGCAAGTTCAGCCGGCTGCTCAACCGTGGCACCGCACCCGTCGAGGTGCCCGAGTCGCTCGTCCGGTCGGTGCAGTTCGGCTTCGTCGAGGACGCGCAGTTCCGGCACTGGTCCACGGTCGACGAGCCCGACCTCTGCGACATCACCCTCGCCGAGCCCGCCGTCGCGAGCCTGGACCCGCACGCCCAGGAGCGGGTGCTCGCCGAGGTCCGCGCCCTGTACGCCGACTACGGACGCGGCCGCGACGGCATGCAGCTGCCGTCGATCGCCCACTGCTTCAGGAGCTCCGTCGTCGAGAACCCCTGGTCGGTCCCGACCCGGGAAGGTGCCGAGGGCGAGGAAACCGACCCGGCCTCCACCGACGAGCAGCCCGCCGACGGACCCGGTGACGGACCCGCCGATGGGCACGACGACGGCGACCTGCTGATCGACTTCCGCTGA